The DNA region ttattttaaacatttatttgacATGTTTACAATGAGGAACACATTGCATTTCTCTTTATCTGTACAGGTCCgagttttttaaattaaacatatttgtacaaaaaaaaatccaaaaatatgtGTATTTCTACAAAGCATGTACATTATACAAACTTGAAcaatttttatttacatatttttttttttacaatatctgaAATATAGTAGTAGAAGGCACACTGTCGTCTTCTGTATCTTCTTGAATGGTCTGCTACAGGCATGCTTTACTGAgtagttctgaaaaaaaaaaacagacgtgTTTAGTTTATACTATTTAGAACTTttagttcatattaatttaaggataattctttaaattaataaagattTTAACTGCTACAAATGAATTTGAGTTTGTTATAATATAAGTATATTTTTCtggttattatttaaaacatattaatcattaatattattaactTCATTATTATATTAATCTGTATTTAAATTAATGTTCTGAACTCTCACCTCTCCTCAACGGCTTTCTTGATGTAGTTCTGGGCGAACTTGGATTCTGTGTTCAGGCATTTTTTCCCTCCATCGTTCTTGAATGTAACACTAAAATAGCAAAACAAGAGGAGTTAGATTGTTTAATCTCATTTTAATGAACGATGTACATCATTATCATTAATGTTATTGGTTATTAAACTTACATAATTTCCACGTTGTCACAAGAAGGACCAGCAGGATAGACTTCAATCTTCTCGACACGCTGCAGACGAACCATGTTCAGACCAGGACCCTGACATAAACACCTATTCACACTGGTCTTCTGTCCTGCAGATTAACAAAAACACAGTGcatttaataaattaatctaTTACAGATGTTGTGCAATCAATAATAGACTTATTATAATGAAAGACAGTGATAAATAGAAGTGTTTcatttaacagaaataaaaaagaggaaagaCATAAAGAATCCTACCTTCCACAATGATCAGACAAGCAAGAACAACAAAAGCTACAGCAGACTTCATTTTGTTCTGTTATAAAAGATGCTCTCAGTGATGTTCTTGGGGATGCTGTTGGTGGTGTTCTTGAAGATGTTCTTGTGATGGATAGAGAGGCTCATCTAGTTTTATATGCTCAGACTGGGTATTCCCCTCTATAGATTGTGCTTAAATCACTTTCAGTTTCCACCCCAGAGCTTCCTCTCCATGTGAAATTTCTCCTTCCATGGAAGAACTTTCCCTAGTCTGCAGTTTCTAAACCCAGATTTCATCACACTGTAAGTCTTGGTGTCATGAAGTCATGACTTAGTTCTGCAAAGTTCTGGATGCAAGTTGTTTGGTGCAGCAAcagaacactgaatttaaagtgatATTTTATTGTTGAGAGG from Astyanax mexicanus isolate ESR-SI-001 chromosome 22, AstMex3_surface, whole genome shotgun sequence includes:
- the LOC103028100 gene encoding C-X-C motif chemokine 11-6-like; translation: MKSAVAFVVLACLIIVEGQKTSVNRCLCQGPGLNMVRLQRVEKIEVYPAGPSCDNVEIIVTFKNDGGKKCLNTESKFAQNYIKKAVEERTTQ